The following are encoded together in the Penicillium digitatum chromosome 3, complete sequence genome:
- a CDS encoding SAP domain containing protein, translating to MAASRSSSLRALRTLSQQPVAPSARRSLHITGVQSQPANAGEKALSNHDVLQSRAFSIAMRRINGSAFSDSSSRQFNTSRATKALNDTSTVDFVYMPSMADLDAAPLQRGIQVPVLPELPSIPWRQTPTAPPMKPQIYTVSGAGADVPASAMSEVVDNHAVDLDPFSLTEAVSRSRVGEEIQRRSNGSSEPGVIRELWAGFLDDVMGPKQSAQRK from the exons ATGGCTGCTTCTCGTTCATCATCTCTCCGCGCTCTGCGCACTCTCTCCCAACAGCCCGTGGCACCCTCTGCTCGCCGCAGCCTTCACATCACCGGAGTGCAGTCCCAACCCGCCAACGCCGGCGAGAAGGCTCTATCCAACCATGATGTCCTCCAATCCCGCGCCTTCAGCATCGCCATGCGCAGAATCAACGGCAGTGCATTCTCAGA ctcctcttcccGCCAATTCAACACCTCCCGCGCCACCAAAGCATTAAACGACACCTCAACCGTTGACTTCGTCTACATGCCCAGTATGGCCGACCTCGACGCCGCCCCTCTACAACGCGGCATCCAAGTCCCGGTCCTTCCCGAACTCCCTTCCATCCCATGGCGCCAAACGCCCACTGCCCCACCCATGAAGCCCCAGATCTACACCGTATCAGGCGCTGGCGCGGACGTCCCTGCCAGTGCGATGAGCGAGGTCGTCGATAACCACGCTGTCGACTTGGATCCGTTCTCGCTTACCGAGGCTGTTAGCCGCTCACGGGTCGGCGAGGAGATCCAGCGCAGGTCGAATGGTTCTTCTGAGCCTGGTGTCATACGTGAGCTCTGGGCTGGCTTCCTTGATGACGTTATGGGTCCCAAGCAGAGTGCTCAGAGGAAGTAG